A window from Culex pipiens pallens isolate TS chromosome 3, TS_CPP_V2, whole genome shotgun sequence encodes these proteins:
- the LOC120418988 gene encoding uncharacterized protein LOC120418988 has protein sequence MTMKTMRLASIHLSSGTTAVTCSDSLSRSRTSLRSETASSAAGGGHSHHHHHHHHRRQASSTSSTSCLLVARQTRTDDDETPEEEAAGTTATCNTEDERHPESASTLYVENCHCSRGNLTTTTTTDDDEELQQYFINRSVSRRPSNVSSTSRVSHRSNRSTPRSGGGGGGGGGSGGSSRSRQQSKRATPLSGVSCCSHHSHHSTQPQTYRSRGGPDSPSFLQDSGSNATISNFNINPARFQCSYYTADESENSYCSISGENIRQIQAQTQIQTALEMRQKEHEWILKRPEQPAPPPPSRLQPLPLPPLPPPDGGSDYNDSQQDVNSINGSITSIIESTSSDQPGGSTTTSTTTSTTQRQLQHVGERGGTKNGSSSGSQMILTPSKITIENIGQLSEIAANDYDFDDIDVSIPEMFHSPSKIKWNFLAGLEENKSNKSRISSISSLVDAASSGRGRSGTESGGADVSETGSERRRDDSSDNDYSPNRIQHQPLPPLPTPPPQSSSSCKIEELLKKSSPSASSEFKTVSIWRAENDDEANAIIFHHESEIVENCCNNHFLDHSSYDICTVDNCDYLIKSSDTKSEGKGSIYSAKSEERLNNSVALSSSAAANKLELKQRNIFTSTLLSASATPANVYSIISPDLKRFEKQTNLNRNSVNLSQNLSSPSSSSSSSIFLGNYNQTYRNINQNNGEDKLLNTSSSRSRPAPTAPAPPPPVATTSRSTTSVGFNNAADAPPPDASPLEPAPPFSITAAASTATAAAASQFYNKSYHINLTAQNRLYFHAYSNAVREMEQCPHQSPSPTSIQSERSPQPCAQCQELYGSPFFYSSTNATNEDSTGTGGTFADIANTSSSASLTGSGTGAGHRRGGGARPGSVRWRRNVSHSLRINGLVRVVRTRARKCADYIRHKERLTQNRFHRRNPEHGPYRTGCVNAVPDQGQDLKLPETAGTFQIKRCCSTSPSATSSANRLRAFVQPRTYAVGSRIPEVSAPGASTK, from the exons atgacgatgaagaCGATGAGATTGGCCAGCATCCACCTCAGCAGCGGCACCACAGCCGTCACT TGTTCGGACAGCCTGAGCCGGAGCCGAACCAGCCTGAGGAGTGAGACGGCCAGCAGTGCAGCAGGTGGTGGCCACAgtcaccaccatcatcatcatcaccatcgaCGGCAGGCGAGCAGTACCAGCAGCACGAGCTGTCTGCTGGTGGCGAGACAAACGAGGACGGATGATGACGAAACGCCAGAAGAGGAGGCGGCTGGCACAACGGCGACCTGTAACACCGAAGACGAACGCCATCCGGAGAGCGCCTCGACGCTGTACGTCGAGAACTGTCACTGTTCGCGAGGGAACCTCACGACCACCACCACGACCGATGACGACGAAGAGCTGCAGCAGTACTTTATCAACCGAAGCGTATCGAGACGTCCCTCGAACGTCAGCTCAACGTCACGGGTCAGCCATCGGAGCAACCGGAGCACACCCCGAAgtggcggaggaggaggaggaggcggcGGCAGTGGCGGAAGTAGCCGAAGTCGACAGCAGTCCAAGCGCGCTACTCCACTCAGCGGTGTCAGCTGTTGTAGCCATCACTCGCATCATTCGACACAACCCCAGACATACCGGAGTCGAGGCGGTCCCGATTCACCGTCCTTTCTGCAGGACAGTGGATCCAACGCAACCATTTCAAACTTTAACATAAATCCGGCACGGTTCCAGTGCAGCTACTACACGGCGGACGAGAGCGAAAACTCCTACTGCTCAATCAGCGGAGAAAACATCCGACAGATCCAGGCACAGACCCAAATTCAAACGGCGCTCGAGATGCGTCAGAAGGAGCACGAGTGGATACTGAAGCGGCCCGAACAACCGGCACCGCCACCACCATCCCGGCTGCAACCACTTCCACTGCCACCATTGCCACCGCCCGACGGTGGCAGTGACTACAACGATAGCCAGCAGGACGTCAACAGCATCAACGGATCGATCACGTCGATCATTGAAAGCACGTCCAGCGATCAGCCGGGTGGATCGACAACCACCAGCACGACGACCTCCACCACCCAACGTCAGCTCCAACATGTCGGCGAACGTGGCGGGACAAAAAACGGGAGCAGCTCCGGCAGTCAGATGATCCTCACACCGTCCAAAATAACGATTGAGAACATTGGCCAACTGTCGGAGATTGCGGCCAACGATTACGACTTTGACGACATCGACGTCAGCATACCGGAGATGTTCCACTCGCCCTCCAAGATCAAGTGGAACTTTCTAGCCGGCCTCGAGGAGAACAAATCCAACAAATCACGCATCAGCTCAATCTCCAGCCTGGTGGACGCGGCCAGCAGTGGGCGCGGACGCAGCGGAACCGAATCCGGCGGAGCAGACGTCAGCGAAACGGGAAGCGAGCGCAGACGTGACGACAGCAGCGACAACGACTACAGCCCAAACCGTATCCAGCATCAACCGCTACCACCGCTTCCAACACCACCACCCCAGAGCTCATCCAGCTGCAAGATTGAAGAACTGCTCAAAAAATCATCCCCTTCGGCTTCGTCCGAGTTCAAGACGGTATCGATCTGGCGCGCGGAAAATGACGACGAAGCAAACGCCATCATCTTCCACCACGAGAGCGAAATCGTCGAGAACTGCTGCAATAACCATTTTTTAGACCACAGTAGCTACGACATCTGTACCGTGGACAACTGTGACTATCTGATCAAAAGCAGCGACACCAAGAGCGAAGGCAAGGGCAGCATCTACAGTGCGAAAAGCGAAGAACGCCTCAACAACTCCGTTGCACTGTCCAGTTCGGCAGCCGCCAACAAGCTGGAACTCAAGCAGCGGAACATCTTCACGTCAACGCTACTCTCCGCAAGCGCCACGCCAGCGAACGTGTACAGCATCATCTCACCCGACCTGAAACGGTTCGAGAAGCAAACCAACCTCAAccgcaactcggtgaacctcagTCAGAACCTGTCCTCACCATCGTCATCCTCTTCGTCGTCCATATTTCTGGGCAACTACAATCAAACGTATCgaaacatcaatcaaaacaacgGCGAAGACAAGCTGCTCAACACGTCCAGCTCGAGAAGCCGCCCGGCGCCAACGGCACCAGCCCCACCACCGCCAGTCGCAACGACCAGCCGCTCAACCACCAGTGTTGGCTTCAACAACGCCGCTGACGCACCACCACCGGATGCGTCCCCACTGGAACCTGCTCCACCGTTCAGCATCACGGCGGCGGCGTCCACCGCAACGGCCGCAGCTGCATCCCAGTTCTACAACAAGTCCTACCACATCAATCTGACGGCACAGAACCGCCTCTACTTCCACGCGTACTCGAACGCCGTCCGGGAGATGGAACAGTGCCCGCACCAGTCCCCCTCGCCAACCTCGATCCAGTCGGAACGTTCGCCCCAACCGTGCGCCCAGTGCCAGGAGCTGTACGGGTCGCCCTTCTTCTACAGCAGTACCAACGCCACCAACGAGGACTCCACCGGCACCGGTGGAACCTTTGCCGACATTGCCAACACTAGCAGCAGTGCCAGCCTAACCGGATCCGGAACGGGTGCGGGACACCGTCGCGGTGGAGGTGCCCGGCCCGGATCGGTCCGCTGGCGACGCAACGTGAGCCACTCGCTCCGGATCAACGGTCTGGTTCGGGTCGTGCGGACCCGGGCCCGCAAGTGCGCCGACTACATACGCCACAAGGAGCGCCTGACCCAGAATCGCTTCCACCGGCGGAA